The following coding sequences lie in one Pseudorca crassidens isolate mPseCra1 chromosome 2, mPseCra1.hap1, whole genome shotgun sequence genomic window:
- the TRMT13 gene encoding tRNA:m(4)X modification enzyme TRM13 homolog isoform X5 has product MAASAPTPHGTGFPAEGRCGYYVEKKKRFCRMVVAAGKRFCGEHAGAAEEENARKRILCPLDPKHTVYEDQLAKHLKKCNSREKPKPDFFIQDINAGLKDETEIPEQLVPISFLSEEQMENLIKKLRKASEGLNSTLKDQIMSHPALHDALNDPKNGDSATKHLKQQASILGNIEKLKLLGPRRCFVEFGAGKGKLSHWVDIALKDAEKVHFILVEKVTTRFKVDGKHRKKNSVFERLQIDIQHLCLNKIPLLSKEKLPVVGIGKHLCGVATG; this is encoded by the exons ATGGCGGCTTCTGCGCCGACGCCGCACGGAACTGGCTTTCCAGCAGAGGGGCGATGTGGCTACTATGTGGAAAAGAAGAAGCGCTTCTGCAGGATGGTGGTGGCAGCAGGAAAAAGGTTCTGTGGTGAACACGCTGGAGCCGCGGAG gaagaAAATGCTCGGAAAAGAATCCTGTGTCCTTTAGATCCAAAACA cACAGTATATGAAGATCAACTagcaaaacatttgaaaaaatgtaaCTCAAGAGAGAAGCCAAAACCT gaCTTCTTTATTCAAGATATTAATGCAGGCTTaaaagatgaaacagaaataCCTGAACAATTA GTtccaatttcttttctctctgaagaGCAGATGGAAAACTTAATTAAGAAACTGAGAAAAGCAAGTGAGG GTTTGAACTCTACACTTAAAGATCAAATTATGTCCCATCCAGCGTTGCATGATGCCCTTAATGACCCTAAAAACGGTGATTCTGCAACCAAACATCTGAAACAGCAG GCTTCTATTTTAGGTAACATTGAAAAATTAAAGTTACTTGGTCCAAGAAGATGCTTTGTTGAGTTTGGAGCAGGAAAGGGAAAATTATCTCATTGGGTTGATATTGCCTTAAAAGATGCTGAAAAAGTTCACTTCATCCTAGTAGAAAAGGTGACCACAAGATTCAAG GTAGATggcaaacacagaaagaaaaattcagtgtTTGAGAGACTTCAAATTGATATTCAGCACCTGTGTTTGA